One stretch of Methanobacteriaceae archaeon DNA includes these proteins:
- the rplJ gene encoding 50S ribosomal protein L16, with protein sequence MVRAYTRRDYIRKIPGSRIVQYDMGNLSAEFPISVSLAVKAPTQIQHNALEASRIASNRFMQRKAGRMGYHLKIRVYPHHIVRENPMATGAGADRVQDGMRKAFGKAVSSVAIVKKNQKILTIQTNKKNFLDAKEALRRAAMKFPVSCRVVVDKGEELVK encoded by the coding sequence ATGGTTCGAGCATACACAAGAAGAGATTACATTAGAAAAATCCCAGGGTCAAGGATAGTTCAATATGATATGGGTAACTTATCAGCGGAATTTCCTATATCTGTGAGTTTAGCAGTGAAGGCCCCTACCCAAATTCAACACAACGCTTTAGAAGCATCCAGGATTGCTTCCAACAGATTTATGCAGAGAAAAGCTGGTAGAATGGGTTACCACCTGAAAATACGAGTTTATCCGCACCACATTGTCAGGGAAAACCCTATGGCCACTGGGGCCGGTGCTGACCGGGTACAAGATGGTATGAGAAAAGCTTTTGGTAAAGCAGTAAGTTCTGTAGCCATAGTGAAGAAAAATCAGAAGATACTCACTATTCAAACCAACAAGAAAAACTTTTTAGATGCCAAAGAGGCCCTTAGAAGAGCAGCTATGAAATTCCCAGTTTCCTGTAGAGTAGTTGTTGACAAGGGAGAAGAACTAGTCAAATAG